The DNA region GGAGGTCAccactgctccctgccctgggatccACTGTGGGGCTGTAGTTTGGTGGGGAAGGGTGCTGTGGTGATTATTGCAATACCCAGTGCTGggctctggccaggagctgtgctccatggcagggcagagccccaaACAGCAGTGGAGGCTGGCCCTCCACTCACACCGTTCTCATTGTGGCTGCAGTCAGAGAGCCCGAAGGATGCAGCATCTGCACCCCCCAAAGCTGAGCCCCCGAAGGCTGAACCCCCAAAACCTGAGCCTGTGAAGAGCCCCGAGCCCGCGAAGAGCCCCGAGCCACCTCCTGGCAGAGGGAAGAGCCCGGAGCCGGTGCTGAACGGGGCAGCAGAGAACGGGCTGGAGGGCGCAGCCCCCGAGGCACAGGGCGATGACGGCCAGGGGCTGTCCCGCCGCAAGGTGGTGCGGGTGGTGCGCAAGGTGGTGCGCAAAGTCCTGCCCGGGGAGGACGCTGGCactgccaaggagccaggccGAGATGCCAAGTCTCCTGAGCCGGTGCCACCCCcgaggaaggaggaaggagggcGTGCTGCCgtcccagctcccccagccccgccaCCTCCCCCCGCCGTGCTGcccgcagcccctgccaagCCGGAGCCCAGGGATGAGATCTCAGAGGGGCTCAAAACCCTCATGGCCAAGGGCAAAACCAAGGAGCACCGGCCGCGGCTCCGGccaggggacaggcaggagaaGCCCCGTGAGCCTGCTGGTGGGGACACAAAGCTGTCCCCGTCCCCGGGCGCTGAAGCCAAGCCAGAGCCACCAGTGCAGCTTTCAGGAGGGAAAGCGGAGCCGGCAAAGGCGTCTGCTCAGAAACCCACAGCCCTGGAGAGGCACAAGGTACCGGTGTGTGCAAAACAGGGGATGCTCTGACCCCCAGTGCAGCATGGTGTGAGCTCACCTGCATGGTTTGCAGTGGTTTTCAGATGTGTGGTGCGGGTGGGAATCACTTTTTTGgggcagctgtgtgtgctgtagCCACTCCATCACGCTGCCCCTTGTCTCCCCTCCATTTCATGTGGagaagaagctgcagaccaGCGAGAAGCGGCAGACCCCTGTGAAAAATGCCCCGGCTGCCCCCCAGCAGGTGTGTAGGATGGTGACACAGGTCCCTGGACACTGTGGGTACACACTGGTACCCAGCTGTGCCTTCACCCTGGGACCCGCCCCAAGCACTgatgggctgcagggctgggagggccTTTGCAATGGCCCTGCTGGTGCCCatgtgccagggctgtgaggGCTGTGGGACAGCTGGCCTGGAGCTAATGGTGCTCTGCCTCCAGGCTGCCCCAGGCCCTGCttcccctggccctgcttccCCTGGCCCTGCGTCCGTGCTGAGCCCATCTGAGGAGGCGCAGCTCCGGCTGGAGAGGATCTTCACCACTTCTGTAACTCCAGAGGTGTTGGTGCTTGCGTGTTGCACTCTCAGGGATGGGGAGGCATGGGcagcctgtggctgccccagaTATGCCATGTGCTCTGCACACAGTGACTGTACCCCTGTGTCTGGCTGCCAACCCCATGGTCCATCTGtgggtgacactggcagcagggAATGGATGACCAGGGCTGTTGGTGGGTTTGGGAATCGTTGCCCAGactgtgctggggatggggaactgcctgcatccctgcaggtgctgaAGCACACTGTGGTGGCTGGGATGGATGAtgtcctggtgctgctgtgtgatCATGGCCATGCCGGGGCCCTGTGGCTTGTCAGGGTGCTGCTTCTGCTCTCTGCCTCTCACCccctctcttctttctctcctcCTTCCTTGCTGCCGTTAGCTGGACCCCGCCGCCTCCGCCTCGGCACCCAGCCAGGTACTGTACCCCCGTCCTCAGGAGCCCTCTGCCTCCACCAGCGACCCCCTGCCATCCTCTGTGTGCCTCTGGGCTGGCGTCTGCGCCCGCGCCTCCTGCTGGAGTGTAAGGCTtcccccatcccaccctgctccGTGGGCTGCCATGGGGCCAGCGGGGCAGCCGGGGCTGGGTGCCTCTCCCCACCCCAGCGAGGTCATTCGGGAAGCCAGACGTCCCAGGAGGGTGCCCTCAgtggagggggcacagctggagcgGGCAGGGGTGTGGAGCAGGGTGTGAGGGGGCATAGTGCTGGCATAGGCAGGATGCATGGCTCGTGCCGGAGCAGCTGTGGCACGTggtgctggcagagctcagagcgGGGTCAATGCAGTGACCCCCAGCCCCACGGCTTTGGCAGCACGGCCTTGTGGGTAGTGTACTTccaccctgctgcccacagtggTGGCCGTGGCATGAGGAGTGCCCACAGGGCTTGGCACAGCGGTGCTTTGCCCCTGCTTGCTCCCCATCTCCTCTTTCCGTGCTGTGTGcggggcagggctgagcccttCTCGCCTTCAGCGCCTCTCTCGGCCTCGCCAGGGTCCAGCGGACGATGCGCCGGCAGCTCCCCTCGGCCccgtccctgctgcagctcaggtttGGCTTTGGAGCTCGTCCTGCTCTCCTGTGCCAGGGACATCCCCGCTGTGCTGGCCACCAGCCTGGCATTTCCCATGGCAGAGTCCTGTGCCACGTCCTGTGTCATTCCATTATGTGCCTCAGTGTGTCCTGTGTCCCTACAGCATGTCCTTGCAGcatgtcccatgtccccataGCATGTCTGGTGTCCCTGCATCCTGACATGTAGCTGGCTGCTCTCAGGGCTGTGGTTTGGGAGCTTGGCCCCTCTAGGTTCACCCGAGGTGGCTGTAATGGGTGTTCCTGTGGGTCACTGTGTCTTTATGTCTGCCCCAAGCTGTGGCAGGGCCCTGGTGgtctctgcagccctgcaccCACTGGGATCCCCAGCGGGCAAAGTGGGGACATACTGGGAGGGTTTGTGCCTTGTGGAGGTGGCCTGGCTGTACAGTACGTGCCCCTGTGGTCAgtcagccctgctccctccagccccagggatgaGGGGAGGGGgtgaggcagggcaggggacaggtcACCACAGCCTCTCCACATCTGCTGTCCCACAGGCCAAGACAGAGGAGCAGATAGCAGCTGAGGAGGCCTGGTACGAGACCGAGAAGGTGTGGCTGGTGCACAGAGATGGCTTCTCCTTGGGtgagcactgctgggacacagcacccCGTCCTTTCTGTGGCACAGTGAGCCCCCCCTGACccccctgcagtgtccctggggGCTGCCAGCCCGGCCCCTCTGAGTGCCCCGTGCCCCTCACAGGCAGCCAGCTGCGGCCGGAGGCGGGCAGTCCCCTGCCTGAGGGCAAGGTGAAGGTGAAACTGGACCACGATGGAGCCGTCCTGGAGGTGGAGGAGGACGATGTGGAGAAGGtagggctgcggggcgggggcCGGCAGGGCCGATCCCCATTCCCCGCCTGACCCGCCCCATCTCAACCTCGCTGCCAGGCAAACCCCCCGTCCTGTGACCGTGTCGAGGACCTCGCCAGCCTCCTCTACCTCAATGAGTCCAGCACGCTGCACACGCTGCGCCAGCGCTACGGCGGCAACCTCCTGCACACCTACGCCGGGCCCACCATGGTCATCATCAACCCGCTGAGCTCCCCCTCCATGTACTCCGAGAAGGTGACGCTGCTCTGGGGGCACACCAGAGGGGACACGCAGCTGGCACCGCACAGAGGGGGCAGTGAGGATGGCAGGGTGCTGACCCTTGCCCGtttcccctcgctgtccccacCAGGTGATGCACATGTTCAAGGGGTGCCGCAGGGAGGACACGTCCCCGCACATCTACGCGGTGGCGCAGGTGGCGTACCGCAGCATGCTGATGAGCCGCCAGGACCAGGCCATCGTCCTGCTGGGCGCCAGCGGCAGCGGCAAAACCACCAACTGCCAGCACCTGGTGCAGTACCTCGCCACCATCGCCGGCAGCACCGGCAAGGTGTTCTCTGGTGAGTGCCTCTGTCCTGCCTGCACGCGCCCCTTGCTTTGTCACAGCCCCACGCACGCAGCAGTGGCTGGACACGCGCCATActggctgtcactgtcacaccagTGCCTTTGCTGtgctcctgggggctgctgcagtgcaagggagcagcagcacccgcccagccagctctggccccCTGCccactgcacagcccctgcactgctctgcGTCTTTTCCTGCAGTGGAGAAGTGGCAGGCTCTCTACACCATCCTGGAGGCTTTTGGCAATAGCAGCACTGGCATGAACGGCAACGCCACGCGCTTCTCCCAGATCATCTCCCTGGACTTCGACCAGGCCGGGCAGGTGGCGTCTGCCTCTGTACAGGTGAGGGGACCAGGGCCAGCCCCCAGCAGGGGAGCTAGTCCATCCTTGCCAGCGTGGTTCCCCATGGTTGTGGGATCCAGCCCATCCTCACGGGAatgttgtccagagaagctgtaacTGCCCCATCCCCtgtggcagtgttcaaggccaggttggacagggcttggagcaacctgggataggggaaagtgtccttgcccatggctgGGGTTTGTAACTCGCTgatctttcaggtcccttccaatccaaaccattccatgattctcctGGTGTTTCCTACACTAAAAGCTCTGCCGCAGATCCCCAGCCATGCTTGCAGCActcagcagcctggcatccTGCTCTTGTCCTTGTTCATACCCATCAGATGGGATCCCTTGCTTAGTTAGTCCCAGAATCAGTCCCAAAATGCTGTTTTGAAAACAGCAGAGCTCTTAAAATCCAGGAGATGTACTCCATACTCTTGTAGTAGCATTCACTGAGGAGAGATGTTCATGGGCTGCGTGGGTGATGTTTGCATTCACATGGTGCCCTGCAGTGGTAGGGAGACCCTCACAACTCCATGGGCAGGCAGCAAGGATGAGGCTGGGGTGGGTTGGGGGTCTCAGTGGGAGTGGGGCACTTGGGGACAGTCCCTCACTGTTCCCCCTCTGTCAGAccctgctgctggagaaacTGCGCGTGGCCCGGCACCCGGCCAACGAGGCCACCTTCAATGTCTTCTACTACCTGCTGGCCTGCTCTGACAGCACCCTGAGGTGAGCTGGAGGGGAGGACATGGCCTCCATCTTGGGAGGGGTCTCTGTGACCTCCCCCATGGGGCCAATCGTGGTGTTTATCCCTGCAGGACTGAGCTTCACTTCAACCACCTGGCAGAGAACAATGTCTTCGGCATCGTGCCCCCCTCCAAGGTTGTTGCCATGGGGGGCTGTAGGGGAAGATAGGGGTCTCTGGCCCATTTCACTgcagggggaggcagagctgggctcccAGACCAATGGCTCCTGTTGTTTTCCACAGccagaggaaaagcagaaggCAACCCAGCAGTTCAGCAAGCTCCTGACAGCCATGAAGGTGATGGGCATCTCAGGAGATGAGCAGAAAGCCTTCTGGCTCATCCTGGGGGCCATCTACcatctgggagctgctggggcaacCAAAGGTAACAAGCTGGGAGCCATTAACGAGGGGAGATTTGGGACTGAGGGATGTGAGGGGTTCCAGAGACACCTTGCAAACAGCCTGCAGTGCAGCCAAGCCCTGGGGAGAGGGTGGGAGGCTGTGTCAGCTGAGGGACTGTGCCCTGCCACCCTGAATCCTCTGGGGCACCCAGCTTTTTCCCCATGGTTGGGGTGGTCTCATTAACTGGTGGGGATTGAACATGCCCACACCCTGCCAACCTGGGGGAGTGGGGGCCTGGGTGGGTCGGAGGCAGTTGGGGGGtgtcccccattcccagtgtaACACCTTTCCCTCCATCCTCCTTGCAGAGCCACTGGCAGATGGAGCTGGTAATGGGAGTGgggagggctctgctctggggggTGCCATGCAATGCAGATTTGGGGGCTGAAATGGGGGCTTGGGATGCTGCTGGTGTGCTGGGACCAACCCTGACCCTGGTTGGGTCTTGGCAGCCCCAAAtttgcctgctgctcctgaggagtcccatcccagtcctgTCAGCACCATTGGTGGTGTGggtcagggctgccctggcacacagcactCACCATGGGTGTGAGCCTCCCACAGCACCAGCTTTGCTCTCCATTCCTGGGGATGGCAAATTTGGCTTAGGGGGTGCTCTTCTCCCCCTGTGGCTTTCTCTTTCTGCCTGTGGTGCTGCACGCTGGTGGGAGAGCTGGGCATGTCACCCCAAAATGGGCACCTGGAGCTGGTGGCTGCACCCAGGGGATTTGCAGCCCTGGGGGAAAAGATGATCTGGGGATGAAGAAGGAGAGACCAGAGGGGTCTGGATGCACACTGGGGCGCAGGCTGGCCTGTGGGGTGCTCCTGGGGTGCAGTGCTGGCCCATGGGGTGCTCTCAGGGCACTAGAGGGCAGCAGGGCCCCGCTGCAGCCACCACAGTGAGATGCTCAGGCAACTCTGGAGCCTTTCCATGGAAGCCTGCTATGGGAGAGGATCCCAGATCCTGCTGGGGGGGAGCATTGCTGCTTGGGGTGGGCATGCCAGCCccagtctgtgctgctgctgctgctgaagcctCCCCTGTGCCTCGTGGATGCTGGGAGTGCTCAGAGCTGAGTTACACCAGCCCCACAATCTCCTTGGATCCAAAAGTGGCTCCCAATGCGCTGGGGCAGAGCCGAGCTGCTCCCCAACATTCCCCACGGTGCGGGGGGGCTCAAAGGGAAGGGACCCCCGTGCTGGTCCCGGTTTGTccctgcagcagtgcctggggaggGGCAGGCGTGGCATGTGCGGTGGCGTGGTGGCAGGAGGGTGTCCCCCCCCCGTGCCATCGTGTGCCGTTGTTTCTAACCCGTGTCTCTGTTCGCATGGTGCATGCTGCCCTTTGCAATGCAGACGCCGACGAAGGTAAAGTCCAGTTCTGTTCTGTTCTCTGTGTGTCTCTGGCTTCCCCCTCCCCCGTGCCGCCCTCACCCCGCTtccgtgtccctgtgtgtcaccaTTAACCGGCTCCCACCGCCCCCCAGCgtccgtgtgtctgtctgtgtggcTGTGTCACCCAGCAGGGACATGTCCCCATGTGGGGTGGCTCCGAGCCTCAGAGGTCCCTGGGTAGTGGTGGCAAGGGATCTGTGCTCCACACCAGTGTggctccaggctcagcctgcagcagcacaaagccaTTCACCCATTCTCCTCTTAGACCTCAAACATCTCTGTCTCCTCAAACCCCAAAACGGGTGCTCCCATCATCCCTAACCTACTCTGTGGGTCCCTAAGATCCTCCCAGGCCTGTTTGGAAACGCTCCCCATTTTTAGGGGTGCCCTTCCTGGCCCTGAACCCCCTTTCTCCACCCTTCAGCTGGGAGGAAGCAGTTTGCACGGCACGAGTGGGCTCAGAAAGCCGCctacctgctgggctgcagcctggaggagctctCCTCTGCCATCTTCAAGCACCAGCCCAAGGGCACCCTGCAGCGCTCCACCTCCTTCCGCCAGGGCCCCGACGAGTCTCCCCTGGGGGACAGCGGCACAGGTAGGGTGAGGTGTGGTGGGGACAGCGGGTGTCCCCAAGGGATGCCgggctggggacactcaggCTTGCTTTGGGCAGGTCCCAAGCTGACGGCGCTGGAGTGCCTGGAGGGCATGGCAGCTGGCTTGTACTCCGAGCTCTTCACACTCCTCATCTCCCTCCTCAACAGGTACGTGCTGGGGGGCCAGCAGGAGAGTGGGggtgcctggctgtgcccactgACCCCactgtgtccctctgtgctcCCCCCAGGGCGCTGAAGTCGAGCCAGCACTCGGTGTGCTCCGTGACAGTGGTGGACACCCCTGGGGCACAGAACCCCAAGCTGGCAGGGCAAAGCCGGGGTGCCACCTTCGAGGAGCTGTGCCACAACTACGCCCAGGAGCgcctgcagcagctcttccaCCAGCGCACCTTCGCCCGCGAGCTGGAGCGATACAAGGAGGtaccagggacaccagggctgcCATGGCCTCCTCCACTCCTGCCCTCCCATAGCCACGTGAACATCTCCTATGTGTCCCCCCTGATTTCTTATGCAGTGGTCATTGTGGACCAGTGCAACCAAAGCTCAGTCTCCAGGGCTGTCCAcaggagggctgggctgggaggtggTGGAGTTAGCACTCTGCATCACTCTAAACCTCATCAAGACCAGCACCCTGATGGGCTCATGCTCCCTCTCACTGCTACTCTGCAGTGTGGGTGCTCACCTGCCTCTGTTGCTCTGTTCCCCCTCACCAGGAGAACATAGAGCTCGCCCTGGCTGATGCTGagcccagctcctctggctccATAGCTGCTGTGGACCAGTCCTCACACCAGGCACTGGTAAGCACTTTTCActcttccttccagccacaTCATGGCAGCAGATGGGCACCTTTTTGGCATTTTGGTGGtagaggggaaggaaaggggctGATGGCCATGAGAGCATGGGCGCAAGTTTGTGTGTGCAGCCCACATCTTAGGCAGGGGGCCTGGATATTTCTGGGGTGTTCCAGGTTTCAAAGTGCTCTGGTCCCCAAGGTGCTCATGTTCCTAGTGTCCATGGGTCCCCATGGTTCTCCAGTCCCTGGGGTCTTCCAGTCCCTTCTGGAGGAGGCTGCTGGCACCATCCCTGTGCTGGGtttcagcccagcactgcattTCCCACCTCAGTGAGATGTGCTGCCAGAGTGTCCCATATGGACCCTTTCCCTTCTGGGTCTTCACTAATCAGGAGCCCTCTCCCACGGTGTGACATTGTGTGCTCCCTGGGtggccttggtgccctgtgtcaccccgtgtccctgccttgggggACCCTGGTGTGCTGGGGTGGCTGCCAGCGTGGTGACCCTGCAGGTCCGGTCTCTGGCCCGCACGGACGAGGCGCGGGGGCTGCTGTGGCTTCTGGAGGAGGAGGCTCTGCAGCCGGGGGGCAACGAGGACACCTTGCTGGAGCGGCTCTTCTCCTACTACGGCCCCCAGGAAGGGGGTAAAGAAGGTATGGAGGGGGGCCTGGAACCATGGGGATGTGTCCACTAGACCAGAAACAAGCTCTccagtggaagatgtccctgcccatggcagggagctggAATGGGATGATCTTTAGGGTGCCTTCCAACCCCAGCCATTCTGGGGTTCTGTGACATGCCCCAGTGAAACACtggtccccagggctgtgcccactggTGCTGTGTTTCCCTGTAGGGCACAACCCGCTGCTCCCCAGTGACAAACCCCGACACTTCCTCCTGGGACACAGCTCGGGGACCAACTGGGTGGAGTACGACGCTACGGGATGGCTCAACTACGTCAAGCACAACCCGGCCTCCCAAAACGCCTCTTCCCTGCTGCAAGAGTCCCAGAAGTGAGCAGGGCCCTGGGGTGGGAGCGTGGCAGGGGGCAGAGGTGACCCTGGGGGGTGACGTGCCCTCCGTGCCCTGCAGGAAGGTGATCAGCAGCCTGTTTGCGGGGCGCGGCGGCTCGGCGCTCGTGCTGTCGGGCTCGGTGGCGGGGCTGGAGGGCGGCTCCCAGCTGGCCCTGCGCCGCGCCACCAGCATGCGCAAGACCTTCACCACCGGCGTGGCCGCCGTCAAGAAGAAATCCCTCTGCATCCAGATCAAGCTGCAAGTGGTGAGTGAGGGGGTACCAAGGGGGATCCCCACATCTGGCTGGGGCACCTGGCTGGGGCACCGCCGCAGGTCACCGCTCACCCCGCTCTGCCGCACCCGCAGGACGCCCTCATCGACAGCATCAAGAAGTCCAAGCTGCACTTTGTGCACTGCTTCCTGCCCAAGGCGGGGGCTGGTGGGGACCCCCAGGCCGTGCTGTGCCGGCGGGTGAGCAGCAGCGAGCTGGAGCTGCCGGCAGAGCACTGCGAGGCCGGGCTGATGCAGCTGGACGTGCCCCTGCTGCGCGCCCAGCTCCGCGGCTCCCGCCTGCTCGACGCCCTCCGCATGTACCGCCAAGGTGagccctgccaccagcaccagggCGTGGAGGCCCCAGCTGCGCCTTCTCACTGGAGAGCCAGAGACCCCCAGGAGTCCCTTCAGCGTGTGCCCTTGCTCTGAACTCTGGAGCCTCTCCCCAGGGTGgtcccatccctgttcccccTCCCCTGCTGGGCTGTTATCTGCACTGGGGACAGGCATGGCCTTAATTGGGTGTCTCCCCTGGTGCCGCTGGTTCCTGGCAGCAATCCCATTGGCAtccagcccctgtcccactgGAACGAGAgcctctgggctgtgctcagcaaagcATTTATCGATACATTGGCTGGCCAGCCACCCGGCCGAGGGTTTATCGCTTGGAGGCCGAACCCTTCCTTGCCTTGATTGGAAATCGATGCCACCTGCACACCTCCTGGATCGATGGCCGTGGCCAGCCGCCCGTGCCGGGGTCAATGTTCCCATCAATACCTCATCGTTAATTAAGATATGGAGGCTCAGTGCTGGAGCCTGATGCAGGAGTTGGCTGTGGCTCAGAGTGGAGCCAGAGCAGAACTTGCACAGGCAACGCGTGTCGCTGTTCTCCCCCCGAGGAGGGATCTGGCCGCTTTCTCCTCAGATCCCAGCCAAAACTGCTGGAGGATGCAGCCAAGGAAAGCCTCATGGGGAGGCTGAGGGCATTCCAGCTATGCCTGACCCCATGGGGAGCTTGTGTCACGTAGGGCAACCCTGTCAGCTCTCCCAAAACATGAGCCCCAGCATGTCAGGGCACGTGGGGCTGTCCCTGGCCATCCCCTGGGCATCCACACAGCCCCACTCTCCCCTGCTTCCCCAGGTTACCCTGACCACATGGTGTTTGCGGAGTTCAGGCGGCGCTTTGATGTCCTGGCCCCACACCTGACCAAAAAGCACGGGCGCAACTACATCGTGGTGGATGAGAAGCGGGTACGTGCCCCATGTCAGAGTCACTGCTGTGGTCCAGGGTCCCCTGCACCTCAAAGGGCCTGGCCCTGACacctttccctccctgcaggcagtgGAGGAGCTCCTGGAATCGCTGGACCTGGAGAAGAGCAGCTACCACATGGGCTTGAGCCGGGTATGGTGCCCGACACCACCGGGTGTGGgtgtgggcagggctgtgcgTCATGGCACGGTGGGACAGCAAAAGGGCAGCACTGTTCACTCCCACCCACGGCATTCCTCATGCCTGGGGAATAAAACCCCACAATGGGACAGGACCAGCGGCCGTGGAGGGGAGAGACACATCCCCACCAGCGGGAGGGTGGCACGGTGTGGCCGGAGGGATGCCGGCACCCATCGCTgtcctgctcccctcccacAGGTGTTTTTCCGGGCTGGATcgctggccaggctggaggagcagcGGGACGCGCAGACCAGCAGGAACATCACCCTTTTCCAGGCGGCGTGCAGGGGCttcctggcacggcagcacttcAAGAAGAGAAAGGTTCGTCCCAGCGGCTCTCCCCTCCCCGCTCTGCTGCACAATTTCGCCTAAAATGGGCAGTGCAGCCTTTCTGCGCC from Zonotrichia albicollis isolate bZonAlb1 chromosome 22, bZonAlb1.hap1, whole genome shotgun sequence includes:
- the MYO18A gene encoding unconventional myosin-XVIIIa isoform X4 — encoded protein: MQGHGLSDALSTEFFPHAVSLRVEWSLFVGQGGHHCSLPWDPLWGCSLVGKGAVVIIAIPSAGLWPGAVLHGRAEPQTAVEAGPPLTPFSLWLQSESPKDAASAPPKAEPPKAEPPKPEPVKSPEPAKSPEPPPGRGKSPEPVLNGAAENGLEGAAPEAQGDDGQGLSRRKVVRVVRKVVRKVLPGEDAGTAKEPGRDAKSPEPVPPPRKEEGGRAAVPAPPAPPPPPAVLPAAPAKPEPRDEISEGLKTLMAKGKTKEHRPRLRPGDRQEKPREPAGGDTKLSPSPGAEAKPEPPVQLSGGKAEPAKASAQKPTALERHKKLQTSEKRQTPVKNAPAAPQQAAPGPASPGPASPGPASVLSPSEEAQLRLERIFTTSVTPELDPAASASAPSQVLYPRPQEPSASTSDPLPSSVCLWAGVCARASCWSGPADDAPAAPLGPVPAAAQAKTEEQIAAEEAWYETEKVWLVHRDGFSLGSQLRPEAGSPLPEGKVKVKLDHDGAVLEVEEDDVEKANPPSCDRVEDLASLLYLNESSTLHTLRQRYGGNLLHTYAGPTMVIINPLSSPSMYSEKVMHMFKGCRREDTSPHIYAVAQVAYRSMLMSRQDQAIVLLGASGSGKTTNCQHLVQYLATIAGSTGKVFSVEKWQALYTILEAFGNSSTGMNGNATRFSQIISLDFDQAGQVASASVQTLLLEKLRVARHPANEATFNVFYYLLACSDSTLRTELHFNHLAENNVFGIVPPSKPEEKQKATQQFSKLLTAMKVMGISGDEQKAFWLILGAIYHLGAAGATKDADEAGRKQFARHEWAQKAAYLLGCSLEELSSAIFKHQPKGTLQRSTSFRQGPDESPLGDSGTGPKLTALECLEGMAAGLYSELFTLLISLLNRALKSSQHSVCSVTVVDTPGAQNPKLAGQSRGATFEELCHNYAQERLQQLFHQRTFARELERYKEENIELALADAEPSSSGSIAAVDQSSHQALVRSLARTDEARGLLWLLEEEALQPGGNEDTLLERLFSYYGPQEGGKEGHNPLLPSDKPRHFLLGHSSGTNWVEYDATGWLNYVKHNPASQNASSLLQESQKKVISSLFAGRGGSALVLSGSVAGLEGGSQLALRRATSMRKTFTTGVAAVKKKSLCIQIKLQVDALIDSIKKSKLHFVHCFLPKAGAGGDPQAVLCRRVSSSELELPAEHCEAGLMQLDVPLLRAQLRGSRLLDALRMYRQGYPDHMVFAEFRRRFDVLAPHLTKKHGRNYIVVDEKRAVEELLESLDLEKSSYHMGLSRVFFRAGSLARLEEQRDAQTSRNITLFQAACRGFLARQHFKKRKIQDLAIRCVQKNIKKNKGVKDWPWWKLFTTVRPLIEVQLTEDQIRGKDEEIQQLKSKLEKVEKERNELRLNSDRLESRITELTSELTDERNTGESASQLLDAETAERLRAEKEMKDLQAKYDALKKQMESMEMEVMEARLIRAAELNGELDDDDSGGEWRLKYERAVREIDFTKKRLQQELEDKLEVEQQGKRQLERKLADLQADSEESQRALQQLKKKCQRLAAELQDTKLHLEGQQGRNHDLEKKQRRFDSELSQAHEEAQRERLQREKLSREKDVLVAEVFGLKQLLEDRDSDIAGLTQKAEALEAELQDISSQESKDEASLAKVKKQLRDLEAKVKDQEEELDEQAGTIQMLEQAKLRLEMEMERLRQTHAKEVESRDEEVEEIRQSCQKKLKQMEVQLEEEYEDKQKVLREKRELESKLSAVSEQANQRDFETEKRLRRDLKRTKALLADAQIMLDHLKNNAPSKREITQLKNQLEESEFTCAAAVKARKSMEVEIEDLHLQIDDLAKAKGALEEQLSRLQREKNEVQSRLEEDQEDMNELMKKHKAAVAQASRDLAQMNDLQAQLEEVSKEKQELQEKLQGLQSQLEFLEQSMVDKSLVSRQEAKIRELETRLEFERTQVKRLESLATRLKENMEKLTEERDQRAAAENREKEQNKRLQRQLRDVKEEMGELAKKEAEASRKKHELEMDLESLEAANQSLQSDLKLAFKRIGDLQAAIEDEMESDSNEDLINSDGDSDVDSELEERVDGVKSWLSKNKGSSKTLSDDGSLKGSRSAPPDGPEPEERPVSVLSSLSYRKRPGLKDSIGGLGDEQTLFSALAERPPSPERPPRRAARGGEPRDRAAVIARAFADASGRARQGLDKRWSLSATDVEKASVASAPVSRVSSASWRGLEDGDDGDEGCSVLSFALSSPGSLRSRRGGPEGRPESRLSLARSRLEEADEGSRGQPLLGRSFSVPPRPRSAASEEEEGAGDARPVRHRSYLDPDLEAAIQEVLSYRPLQARGYSSPDSGDDGRSVRSVRSVRSVRSAAPLGAADRPSGSLRRSASALDFSRHTCRCRSSSGSSEEEEEQKKKNSKKRAKKSKKKSKKKKKKQQSSSSESSSSSESSSGSTSSYRSTSSVKKGPRGAGSEEPTRPARGKKEEKQRKKQVDNLMMKYLYRPESD